One part of the Streptomyces ferrugineus genome encodes these proteins:
- a CDS encoding outer membrane protein assembly factor BamB family protein: MVDQLTQHDPRRIGPFEVLGRLGAGGMGLVYLARSASGRRVAIKTVRTELAEDQLFRVRFTREVEAARAVSGFYTAAVVDADPRAAVPWLATAYVPAPSLEEIVNECGPLPAQAVRWLAAGVAEALQSIHGAGLGHRDLKPSNVLVVEDGPRVIDFGIASGVSNTRLTMTNVAVGTPAYMSPEQAKDSRSVTGASDVFSLGSMLVFAATGHPPFHGANPVETVFMLLREGPDLEGLPDELRPLIESCMQMEATGRPNPADLQAQLAPHLFGSGTDDSGTASAWLPERAVSLIEARRGGRPAAKPRSSGRSGGDRFVPAPAPVPPPPSHDPVVPQPAPVPAGAPDTGPVRLAGAAVPIGPGPRVADARAAAMQAPPPEAGLVASWAKPRPGVNGADPAVPAVPPVPPENAAGWRPWRFRMSNDVWGTPAVADDLVYVTSFEVHALDVATGRRRFKTRDVAWSMAVADGRIHASDGPTLFALESREGADLWRLQTDAWVYSLKAERGTVVTGTRGGGVQAWEASNGQKLWEITGAQTDFESPEAGPALYDGTVYVWQDARLRALDARTGDERWSYPIGDAASCGGVPVRVAQAHDGHVYVSAGTRVLALDVMSGHVRWHFEAPAVFLCPPTFVPGPAVTGGGVYLADYLGTVYALDATDGRDRWRIATESRSSIEPVLVAAGHVHVGSGKGLYTLDAVTGTPKWRFQAGGDLVGAPTVAEGRIHFGSTDHLLYTLKADDGRLRWKLATGGEITGSPVVRDGVVYACSKDRCVYALDAEKGTGTARNASLR, encoded by the coding sequence GTGGTGGATCAGCTGACGCAGCACGATCCGCGCAGGATCGGGCCGTTCGAGGTGCTCGGACGGCTGGGCGCCGGCGGTATGGGGCTGGTCTATCTCGCGCGCTCGGCTTCGGGCCGGCGCGTGGCGATCAAGACGGTCCGCACGGAGCTCGCCGAGGACCAGCTTTTCCGCGTCCGCTTCACACGTGAGGTGGAGGCGGCCCGGGCGGTCTCCGGCTTCTACACGGCGGCCGTGGTCGACGCCGACCCGCGTGCGGCCGTGCCGTGGCTGGCCACCGCGTACGTCCCGGCGCCCTCGCTCGAGGAGATAGTGAACGAGTGCGGGCCGCTCCCGGCCCAGGCGGTGCGCTGGCTGGCGGCGGGCGTCGCGGAGGCCCTGCAGTCCATCCACGGCGCCGGTCTCGGCCACCGCGACCTGAAGCCGTCCAACGTGCTCGTGGTCGAGGACGGCCCGCGCGTCATCGACTTCGGTATCGCGTCCGGCGTATCGAACACGCGTTTGACGATGACCAACGTCGCCGTCGGCACCCCCGCCTACATGTCCCCGGAGCAGGCCAAGGACTCGCGCAGCGTCACCGGCGCGAGCGACGTCTTCTCGCTGGGCTCGATGCTGGTGTTCGCCGCCACCGGACACCCCCCGTTCCACGGCGCCAACCCGGTCGAGACGGTCTTCATGCTGCTGCGCGAGGGCCCCGACCTGGAGGGCCTCCCGGACGAGCTGCGCCCGCTGATCGAGTCCTGTATGCAGATGGAGGCCACCGGCCGCCCCAACCCGGCCGACCTCCAGGCCCAGCTCGCACCCCACCTCTTCGGCTCCGGCACCGACGACAGCGGTACGGCGTCCGCGTGGCTGCCCGAGCGCGCGGTGAGCCTGATCGAGGCGCGGCGCGGCGGCCGCCCGGCGGCCAAGCCTCGTTCGTCCGGCCGCAGCGGCGGCGACCGTTTCGTTCCCGCCCCCGCGCCCGTGCCGCCCCCGCCCTCGCACGACCCGGTGGTCCCGCAGCCCGCGCCCGTCCCGGCCGGCGCCCCCGACACCGGCCCGGTCCGCCTCGCGGGCGCCGCGGTCCCGATCGGCCCCGGCCCCCGCGTCGCCGACGCCCGCGCCGCCGCCATGCAGGCGCCCCCGCCGGAGGCCGGCCTGGTCGCCTCCTGGGCCAAGCCCCGCCCCGGCGTCAACGGCGCCGACCCCGCCGTACCGGCCGTGCCGCCCGTGCCCCCGGAGAACGCGGCCGGCTGGCGGCCCTGGCGCTTCCGCATGTCGAACGACGTCTGGGGCACCCCGGCCGTCGCCGACGACCTCGTCTACGTCACCTCCTTCGAGGTCCACGCCCTCGACGTGGCCACCGGCCGCCGCCGCTTCAAGACGCGCGACGTGGCCTGGTCGATGGCGGTCGCGGACGGCCGTATCCACGCCTCCGACGGCCCGACCCTGTTCGCCCTGGAGAGCAGGGAGGGCGCGGACCTGTGGCGGCTGCAGACGGACGCCTGGGTGTACTCGCTCAAGGCCGAGCGCGGCACCGTCGTCACCGGCACCCGCGGCGGCGGCGTCCAGGCCTGGGAGGCCTCGAACGGCCAGAAACTCTGGGAGATCACCGGCGCCCAGACCGACTTCGAGTCCCCGGAAGCCGGCCCCGCGCTGTACGACGGCACCGTGTACGTCTGGCAGGACGCCCGGCTGCGCGCCCTGGACGCCCGGACCGGCGACGAGCGCTGGTCGTACCCGATCGGCGACGCCGCCTCCTGCGGCGGGGTGCCGGTGCGGGTGGCGCAGGCGCACGACGGCCATGTGTACGTCTCCGCCGGGACGCGGGTGCTCGCGCTCGACGTGATGAGCGGCCATGTGCGCTGGCACTTCGAGGCCCCCGCGGTCTTCCTGTGCCCGCCGACGTTCGTACCGGGCCCCGCGGTGACCGGCGGCGGCGTGTACCTCGCCGACTACCTCGGCACCGTCTACGCCCTGGACGCCACCGACGGCCGCGACCGCTGGCGCATCGCCACCGAGTCCCGCTCCTCCATCGAGCCGGTGCTGGTGGCCGCGGGCCATGTGCACGTCGGCAGCGGCAAGGGCCTGTACACGCTGGACGCGGTCACCGGTACGCCGAAGTGGCGCTTCCAGGCGGGCGGCGACCTCGTGGGCGCCCCGACGGTCGCCGAGGGCCGGATCCACTTCGGCTCCACCGACCACCTGCTGTACACCCTCAAGGCCGACGACGGCCGGCTCAGATGGAAGCTCGCCACCGGCGGCGAGATCACCGGCTCGCCCGTGGTCAGGGACGGGGTGGTGTACGCGTGCAGCAAGGACCGCTGTGTGTACGCGCTGGACGCGGAGAAGGGCACGGGCACGGCACGTAACGCTTCGCTGAGATAG